The Pasteuria penetrans genome segment GAAGGTGCGTGGTAAGACGAGGGTGGCACGGGCCATGATGGCAAAAGGATCTGCTTATAATTTATCCCAGGCCGTTCGTTATTTTCAAAAGAAGATCAGGAAGAGAAGGATAAGATCACCCATAACTACATAGAATTTAATATATAATACTATTTAGATAAAAAAATTCGACTTCATGTCGGTTTCTTTGGTGTGCGCAAAAGGGACGAGATAGGAACCGGTTCCTATGATCCCACGGTGATTTCGGTAGTTCAACAAAAAATAACCGATCGTACGAAATTTTCAGGTGTAATCCCCCAGAAAGGGGTACCTTTCCACCCCAAAGCACTTACGCCGGAAATACTCGAACAGACTATTTCTATACTCATTAACAATATAAACATTTCCTAAATACATCATTTAATATACAAAAATATTCTAATAAGTTTGATATCTTTTTTCGCGGTAGCACCAGGACTAAAAATCCCCTCGAAAGATGCACACACCCATTCGGATATTGCCTTACAGAAGCAGAAATAAGCAAAAATATGTATAGGGGTAAACCCCTCAAAAAATCCCTAGGTAGATCCTTCCGGAGAATTTACGTATGCGATTGGGATGCAACTAGAAATTGCACGGTTTCCCCTATGACTGTATAGGGGGTTATTTATACAATGTATTATGATTTTATTTATAAAAATTTAATATTGCAACTTTACAATGGAAAAATCAAAGACACAAGTGAGCCGTACCTAGGTAACGGATCAGCACTATTTATACTTTTTTGATCCGACACCCTAAGCACTGTAAAAATGGATATATCTATTATTTTTTTTACTCAATCAAGATGAGGATAAGGTTCCAAAAACGAATACTCTGAGGGGGGGGATTGTCAGATTATTTCCCTCCATAACAGCACCATAGGTGGGTTGTACAGGGACATAGGAGGATAGAATTCATCGATCCTTTTTTGACACTTCTAAATGATTCCCATTTTGCGAATCAGAATTTTGATCCCTGCGAACGATCATTCCCTGCAGTAGAAGATCCGCTAGGAGATCTGCCAGTTGTGCTGGATTTAGAGGTCCGTCCGCACGATACCACTGGTACGTCCAATTTCCCACGGAGAGCCATATCTTACAGACTATAGAGTTATTGGTAGGCAAAAAGATCCCTTGGGAGACGCCCTCCCTCAGTATGGACTTCCAAATTCCCTCATAGCGATTACGATATTCGCGTACGATTTGCAAATGATCGTTACGTAGCGCACGCCACTCGTGAAAGAAAACAGTGGCAGTTTCGCGTTCTTCGGCCACGGTTGTGACATGGGTCCGTAGGAGGAGCCGAAGTTTCTTGATGGGATGGACACAAGATTGAACGATAGGATCAGCCCTGTTCAGAAAGACTTGGGCACCTTGAACGCAAATGGAAAACAATAACTCCTCTTTGCTACGAATGTGCGTGTACAGGCTCCCTGACAACAGATCGCAGGCAGCGGCGATGTCCCGGACCTTGGTACCGTGGTATCCACGCTCACTGAACAATTGGGCAGCCATGCGAACAATATCCTCTCTTCGGTTCATAGGACGTTGGGTTGTTGGGGACGTTGCCATCTCGCGTGGAAAAGTGCTCCTCCCATTTGTTTTCAAGATCATAAACCCCTGACTCTCATAAAATCATGATGATTTTTTGCAAAAAAATATGATTGTAATCAAGATAGATCCGCAACCGATCCGGCTATCAGTGTAACAATAATGTCATGGCACAGTCAAGGGTGGGATGGTTCTGTGAACCCTTGGTTTTTTGCATTTTTACGTCCTATGGGTCAGAATAAGCGGACTCCCTGGTAGGTGGTTGGTAAGGGGGTGTGCTCTAGGGGAATTTACTCGAACGGGTCGACCACGTCAGTGATTTATAGCTGGTGTTAGTGCGGTTGACAAGGTTCACAATTGTTTCTTGAGGTTCAAATAAAAATGGAAAGTGGGATTTTGCGGATTCATAAAAATAACTACATAAAACTTTATGAAATCATACTATCCATAGAAGATCGGTTCTCCAGTTATGGTTAGGCCACCAATATTTATAATAATATTTGGAATATATATACAAAATAGGATATGACCCTATCTTCCTTACGTATATTCGAATTTTATATAGTTATGGAATCAGGAGGACTTGGGAGGTCCCTGATTTTTTATGATTCATAGTTTTTTATGATCAGTAATAACAAAGAGTATGAAGG includes the following:
- a CDS encoding TetR/AcrR family transcriptional regulator; translation: MKTNGRSTFPREMATSPTTQRPMNRREDIVRMAAQLFSERGYHGTKVRDIAAACDLLSGSLYTHIRSKEELLFSICVQGAQVFLNRADPIVQSCVHPIKKLRLLLRTHVTTVAEERETATVFFHEWRALRNDHLQIVREYRNRYEGIWKSILREGVSQGIFLPTNNSIVCKIWLSVGNWTYQWYRADGPLNPAQLADLLADLLLQGMIVRRDQNSDSQNGNHLEVSKKDR